One Campylobacter pinnipediorum subsp. caledonicus genomic window carries:
- a CDS encoding 5'-methylthioadenosine/adenosylhomocysteine nucleosidase produces MIAILGAMEEEITPILESLENYETISYATNKFYISNYKGKDIVVAYSKIGKVNSTITASIMIERFKAQKLIFTGVAGALRDDLKIGDLFYATSLAQHDLDITAFGHPNGYVPGIEIFTKTDDGLNEIAKKVAGNKSIDLKSGIIATGDQFICKQSIKDWIKDTFKADVVEMEGASVAQVCKQLGIPFFMLRAISDEAGGGAEFDFDEFLKSSAKLSAEFVLSMVEEL; encoded by the coding sequence ATGATAGCGATTCTTGGAGCAATGGAAGAAGAAATAACACCTATTTTAGAATCTCTTGAAAATTATGAAACTATATCGTATGCTACAAATAAATTTTATATATCAAACTATAAAGGCAAAGATATAGTAGTGGCTTATTCTAAGATAGGCAAGGTAAATTCCACTATAACTGCTAGTATTATGATTGAAAGATTTAAAGCACAAAAACTCATTTTTACAGGGGTTGCTGGTGCTTTAAGGGATGATTTGAAAATCGGTGATCTGTTTTATGCTACATCACTAGCCCAACACGACCTCGACATTACAGCTTTTGGACATCCAAATGGATATGTTCCTGGTATAGAAATTTTTACCAAAACAGATGATGGATTAAACGAGATAGCTAAAAAAGTTGCTGGCAATAAGTCTATAGATTTAAAAAGTGGAATTATAGCAACAGGCGATCAGTTTATATGTAAACAATCCATCAAAGACTGGATAAAAGATACATTTAAGGCGGATGTAGTTGAGATGGAGGGTGCAAGTGTTGCACAAGTTTGCAAACAGTTAGGTATTCCATTTTTTATGCTTAGAGCGATAAGTGATGAGGCTGGTGGCGGTGCTGAGTTTGATTTTGATGAATTTCTTAAAAGTTCAGCTAAGCTTAGTGCCGAGTTTGTTTTAAGTATGGTTGAAGAATTATGA
- the accD gene encoding acetyl-CoA carboxylase, carboxyltransferase subunit beta — MSFIDIFSKIRKTQPDPKEAPSHWVKCDHCGALMYYKEVQSSYNVCPKCNYHMRLNPHDRINLICDEDTFVEFDSKLKPVDPLKFVDKKSYKKRILEGEDKTGRFSSVISGEAKCGGHNIQLVVFDFSFMGGSLASVEGEKIVRAIKRALEKREPLVIVSASGGARMQESTFSLMQMSKTSAALKLLDEAKVPYISILTDPTMGGVSASFAWLGDIIIAEPGALIGFAGQRVIKQTIGADLPEGFQRAEFLLEHGLIDAIVPRSEHKKYLSDIIDLLCKNDEI, encoded by the coding sequence ATGAGTTTTATTGATATATTTTCTAAAATAAGAAAGACACAGCCAGACCCAAAAGAGGCTCCTAGCCATTGGGTTAAGTGTGATCATTGCGGTGCTCTTATGTATTATAAAGAGGTTCAATCTTCTTATAATGTTTGTCCAAAATGTAATTATCATATGAGATTAAATCCGCACGATAGAATAAATTTGATATGTGATGAAGATACATTTGTTGAGTTTGATTCCAAGCTAAAACCGGTAGATCCGCTTAAATTTGTAGATAAAAAATCTTATAAAAAGCGAATATTAGAAGGCGAAGATAAAACTGGTCGTTTTAGCTCTGTGATATCTGGAGAGGCTAAATGTGGCGGTCACAACATACAGCTTGTGGTGTTTGATTTTTCTTTTATGGGTGGCTCTTTGGCATCAGTTGAAGGTGAAAAGATAGTTAGAGCTATAAAAAGAGCTTTAGAGAAAAGAGAACCACTTGTTATAGTTAGCGCATCTGGTGGTGCTAGAATGCAAGAAAGCACATTTTCGCTAATGCAAATGTCAAAGACTTCTGCTGCTTTGAAGTTACTGGATGAGGCCAAAGTTCCATATATTTCCATATTAACAGATCCTACTATGGGTGGAGTTAGTGCATCTTTTGCTTGGCTTGGAGATATAATCATAGCAGAACCAGGAGCCCTTATAGGATTTGCTGGTCAAAGAGTTATTAAGCAAACTATAGGTGCTGATTTGCCAGAAGGCTTTCAAAGGGCTGAGTTTTTATTAGAACATGGTTTGATTGATGCAATAGTTCCTAGAAGTGAGCATAAAAAATATTTAAGCGATATAATAGATTTGCTTTGCAAGAATGATGAAATTTAG
- a CDS encoding citrate synthase encodes MKNTATLIDNRNGKSYEFDILKGTKGPDAIDISSFFSKTGMFTFDRGYTSTAMCRSSITYIDGLKGELMYRGYDIAYLAKNKTFLDVAYLLLNKKLPTKDEFDNFRYELKKRSYIHEGMMKIFDAFPSKAHPMAILQASVSALSAFYADHLNMDKPEEYREMAMRIIAKIPTIAAFSYRFSRGYPIIYPNLDRGFTENFLYMMRAYPYEHVDLKPIEIKALDTVFMLHADHEQNASTTTVRTVGSTHAHPYACISAGIGALWGWAHGGANEGVIRQLEEIGSVENVDKYIARAKDKNDPFRLMGFGHRVYKNFDPRAKVLKTMRDELIDEIGINSELIKVANKIEEIVLSDEYFVSRNLYPNVDFHSGLILKALGIPNDMFAVIFVIGRTPGWISQWMELKEQDTIKIVRPRQLYIGDTDKAPR; translated from the coding sequence ATGAAAAATACAGCGACTCTTATTGACAACAGAAATGGTAAAAGTTATGAATTTGATATATTAAAAGGGACAAAAGGTCCTGATGCGATAGATATATCATCATTCTTTTCCAAAACAGGCATGTTTACTTTTGACCGTGGTTATACATCTACAGCTATGTGCCGTTCTAGCATAACTTATATAGATGGTTTAAAAGGTGAGTTGATGTATAGAGGCTATGACATAGCCTATCTTGCTAAAAATAAAACATTTTTAGATGTCGCTTATTTGCTTTTAAATAAAAAATTACCAACTAAAGATGAGTTCGATAACTTTAGGTATGAGCTTAAAAAAAGATCATATATACATGAAGGTATGATGAAAATTTTTGATGCTTTTCCAAGTAAAGCTCATCCTATGGCTATCTTACAAGCCTCTGTTTCAGCTCTTTCTGCTTTTTATGCTGATCATTTAAATATGGATAAACCAGAGGAGTATAGAGAGATGGCTATGAGGATAATAGCAAAAATACCAACTATTGCTGCTTTTAGTTATCGTTTTTCAAGAGGATATCCTATTATATATCCGAATTTAGACAGAGGATTTACTGAAAATTTTTTATATATGATGCGTGCTTATCCTTACGAACATGTTGATTTAAAACCTATTGAAATTAAGGCTTTAGATACTGTTTTTATGCTTCACGCAGATCACGAACAAAACGCCTCTACAACAACTGTTAGAACAGTTGGTTCAACTCATGCTCATCCATACGCATGTATATCAGCAGGAATAGGGGCATTGTGGGGCTGGGCTCATGGTGGTGCTAACGAAGGCGTTATAAGACAGCTGGAAGAGATAGGTAGTGTTGAAAATGTTGATAAGTATATCGCAAGAGCTAAAGACAAAAACGATCCTTTTAGGCTTATGGGATTTGGGCATAGAGTTTATAAGAATTTTGATCCTCGTGCCAAAGTTTTAAAGACAATGAGAGATGAGCTTATAGATGAGATAGGTATAAACTCAGAACTTATAAAGGTAGCAAATAAAATAGAAGAGATAGTTTTAAGCGATGAGTATTTTGTTTCAAGAAACCTTTATCCAAATGTTGATTTTCATTCTGGGCTTATTCTAAAAGCACTTGGAATTCCAAATGATATGTTTGCTGTTATTTTTGTTATAGGAAGAACTCCTGGTTGGATAAGCCAGTGGATGGAACTTAAAGAACAAGATACTATAAAGATAGTTAGACCAAGACAATTATACATAGGAGATACAGATAAAGCACCAAGATGA
- a CDS encoding 23S rRNA (pseudouridine(1915)-N(3))-methyltransferase RlmH: MEISVFSIQKSRFGNFEEEIDSYIKMSSKYAKINDNIIFNDKIAKAQSIGQKEAYKAYDDIYLPSMRGFCVSLDERGKEFTSKEFAKIFDQNSDIKFFIGGAYGLSEEFKSKSNLVIRLSKLTMAHKIAKLVLFEQIFRGLCIKANHPYHK, from the coding sequence GTGGAAATTTCAGTTTTTAGTATACAAAAAAGTCGTTTTGGTAATTTTGAAGAAGAGATAGACTCTTATATTAAAATGTCATCAAAATATGCAAAAATAAATGATAATATAATTTTTAATGACAAAATTGCAAAAGCCCAAAGCATAGGACAAAAAGAGGCTTATAAGGCCTATGATGATATTTATTTACCAAGCATGAGAGGTTTTTGTGTATCTCTTGATGAAAGAGGAAAGGAATTTACTAGCAAGGAATTTGCTAAGATTTTTGATCAAAATTCAGATATAAAATTTTTTATAGGTGGCGCTTATGGATTAAGCGAAGAGTTTAAGTCCAAGTCAAATTTAGTTATTAGATTAAGTAAGCTTACTATGGCTCATAAGATAGCAAAACTTGTTTTGTTTGAACAAATTTTTAGAGGTCTTTGTATAAAAGCAAATCACCCATATCATAAATAA
- a CDS encoding tRNA 2-thiocytidine biosynthesis TtcA family protein, whose amino-acid sequence MIDISKKLLSKVGKTNAKYKMIQKNDRILLGLSGGKDSLALAHVLKHIQNVSPDKFEFKAVTLSYGMGENYDYLTKHCNEHGIEHEVIDSSIFEISKEKIRQNSSFCSFFSRMRRGYLYTYAINNNFNKLAIAHHLDDAAESFFMNFTYNGALRTLAPKYKAKNGIEVIRPFIFVRERALRENAIRNNLTVVGDEACPAMRFDVKMPHARAETKALLASLEKENPKLFLSLKAAFENIHTDTFFN is encoded by the coding sequence ATGATTGATATTAGTAAAAAATTGTTATCAAAAGTTGGTAAAACTAATGCCAAATATAAGATGATACAAAAAAACGATAGAATTTTGTTAGGTTTAAGCGGCGGCAAGGACAGTTTGGCCTTAGCTCATGTCTTAAAGCATATACAAAATGTTTCGCCAGATAAATTTGAGTTTAAGGCTGTAACTTTAAGCTATGGTATGGGCGAAAACTACGATTATCTAACTAAGCATTGTAACGAACATGGTATAGAACATGAAGTTATAGATAGTTCTATCTTTGAAATTTCTAAAGAAAAGATTAGACAAAACTCTAGTTTTTGTAGTTTTTTTTCAAGAATGAGAAGAGGATATCTATACACATATGCTATAAATAATAATTTCAATAAATTAGCTATAGCTCATCATCTCGATGATGCCGCTGAAAGCTTTTTTATGAATTTTACATACAATGGTGCATTAAGAACTCTTGCTCCAAAATATAAAGCAAAAAATGGGATAGAAGTAATAAGGCCTTTTATATTTGTTAGAGAAAGAGCTTTAAGGGAAAATGCTATAAGAAACAATCTAACAGTTGTTGGAGATGAGGCTTGTCCTGCAATGAGATTTGATGTCAAGATGCCTCATGCAAGAGCTGAGACTAAGGCACTATTAGCAAGCTTAGAAAAAGAAAATCCAAAGCTTTTCTTATCTTTAAAAGCTGCATTTGAAAATATACATACAGATACTTTTTTTAATTAG
- a CDS encoding cation:proton antiporter — MHDGLSILIALAFIIFSSPYFSRLLNISVAPIEILLGSLAGYFGFIQHNETFEMVSHVAFLFLMFLAGMEIDLRVVLSADKNTIKKGLLYIVLLYVLSSIVTFALNLNKIFIIIIPIMSVGMIFTLFKEYGKDVKWLNLSMLIGSIGEVVSIVILTFTASFLEFGSSSEFWFSIIYLIGFLLISSIGYKLLVVIFWWYPNLKVIFMPHYDKNEKDIRLSIALFFAMIALMIYLKLEIAFGVFIAGMFIATFFDHKKDLPHKLGSFGFGFLVPIFFVYIGTTLKLNNLLIGSVVTYAFFIVFLMLICRIVASLVFVRILSFKDMILYSLSQSMPLTLLVAFATIAHSAGNISDENYSSFILASLLQAIIMLVCIKIIANTKQKTEKKVLA; from the coding sequence ATGCATGATGGACTTTCTATATTAATAGCTTTAGCTTTTATAATTTTTTCATCGCCTTATTTTTCTAGGTTACTAAATATTTCGGTTGCTCCAATTGAGATATTACTTGGAAGTTTGGCTGGATATTTTGGCTTTATACAGCATAATGAAACTTTTGAAATGGTAAGCCATGTGGCTTTTTTGTTTTTGATGTTTTTAGCCGGAATGGAAATAGATTTAAGAGTTGTTTTAAGCGCAGATAAAAACACTATAAAAAAAGGACTTTTATATATCGTACTTCTTTATGTTCTTTCTAGTATTGTAACCTTTGCCTTAAATCTTAATAAAATTTTTATAATCATAATACCTATAATGAGTGTTGGTATGATTTTTACTCTTTTTAAAGAGTATGGCAAAGATGTTAAATGGCTAAATCTAAGTATGTTGATAGGCTCTATTGGAGAGGTTGTGAGTATAGTTATATTAACTTTTACAGCTTCATTTTTGGAATTTGGTTCATCAAGTGAGTTTTGGTTTAGCATTATTTATTTGATTGGGTTTTTGCTTATTAGTTCTATTGGATATAAGTTATTGGTTGTTATTTTTTGGTGGTATCCAAACTTAAAAGTGATATTTATGCCTCATTATGATAAAAACGAAAAAGACATAAGACTAAGCATAGCACTGTTTTTTGCAATGATAGCACTCATGATATATCTAAAACTTGAAATAGCATTTGGTGTTTTTATAGCAGGTATGTTTATAGCAACCTTTTTTGATCATAAAAAAGATTTACCACATAAGCTTGGTAGTTTTGGATTTGGATTTTTAGTTCCTATATTTTTTGTTTATATAGGAACAACACTAAAGCTTAATAATTTGCTTATAGGTTCAGTTGTTACATATGCCTTTTTTATTGTTTTTTTAATGCTTATTTGTCGCATTGTTGCGAGTTTGGTATTTGTAAGAATATTAAGTTTTAAAGATATGATTTTGTATTCACTTTCTCAGTCTATGCCGCTTACGCTTTTAGTTGCATTTGCTACCATAGCACACAGTGCAGGCAATATAAGTGATGAAAATTACTCATCTTTTATACTTGCTAGCTTACTTCAGGCTATAATTATGCTTGTGTGTATAAAAATCATAGCCAACACAAAACAAAAAACAGAGAAAAAGGTTTTAGCATGA
- a CDS encoding uroporphyrinogen III synthase HEM4 codes for MKTRSFIAYSFIYLLLVAAIVYVLNNGNYSINVFSYNLELPIAIWFVLPVALFAVLATLHIFYHSIGFYRYKHFIKRDTSLYNEFVKEIFLALPSNKEFRTEFHKTSSAVARILSPWGLYKNIEIDNPELDTVIKNVKSVKAGEIVDLKKYRLSKDNPLFIQNELNKIEKLKDYYLEILKRDSFNDLIDAAALNKLIECGSFADIRRYMLNSKETDYIVNVLQRYCDDDINMTSDEIYEILNNQGINQEQYLKAAMILKTKLKPESYKSMFEKIKHDHQNATKAYLYVLYELVLLDELREYLQGTDADDFAEIKILLFLKENNKNISSELFFK; via the coding sequence ATGAAGACTAGATCATTTATTGCGTATTCTTTTATATATTTGTTGCTAGTTGCAGCTATAGTTTATGTTTTAAACAACGGTAATTATAGTATTAATGTATTTAGCTACAATCTTGAGTTGCCAATAGCAATTTGGTTTGTTTTGCCTGTAGCTTTATTTGCTGTATTGGCTACATTGCATATATTTTATCATAGTATCGGCTTTTATAGATATAAACATTTTATAAAAAGAGATACAAGTCTTTATAATGAGTTTGTTAAAGAGATATTTTTAGCACTACCTAGTAATAAAGAATTTAGAACAGAATTTCATAAAACTTCTTCAGCTGTAGCTAGAATATTATCTCCTTGGGGGTTGTATAAAAATATTGAGATTGATAATCCTGAGCTAGATACGGTTATAAAAAATGTAAAATCAGTAAAAGCTGGAGAAATAGTTGATCTTAAAAAATATAGACTTTCAAAAGATAATCCTTTGTTTATACAAAATGAACTAAATAAGATTGAAAAATTAAAAGATTATTATTTGGAAATTTTAAAACGAGATAGTTTTAATGACCTTATTGATGCAGCAGCTTTAAATAAATTAATAGAATGCGGAAGCTTTGCTGATATAAGAAGATATATGCTAAATAGTAAAGAAACAGATTATATTGTAAATGTTCTTCAAAGATATTGTGATGATGATATAAATATGACATCAGATGAAATTTATGAAATTTTAAACAATCAAGGTATTAATCAAGAGCAATACCTAAAAGCAGCTATGATTTTAAAAACTAAGTTAAAACCAGAATCATATAAAAGCATGTTTGAAAAGATAAAGCATGATCATCAAAATGCTACAAAGGCATATTTGTATGTGCTTTATGAACTTGTTTTATTGGATGAATTAAGAGAGTATTTACAAGGCACTGACGCTGATGATTTTGCTGAGATAAAAATACTTTTATTTTTAAAAGAGAACAATAAAAATATTTCAAGCGAACTGTTTTTTAAATGA
- the dksA gene encoding RNA polymerase-binding protein DksA has product MTQNDLDYFKKMLEDRKWQIKKNISDAVQEVHGLRGSGVSDEMDIASINTDELIEQSISSKQKFELDEIDRSLSKIFNKTYGICEMCEEDISIARLKAKPHARYCISCREIVEKTSTK; this is encoded by the coding sequence ATGACTCAAAATGATTTAGATTATTTTAAAAAAATGCTTGAAGATAGAAAATGGCAAATTAAGAAAAATATATCAGATGCTGTCCAAGAGGTTCATGGTTTGCGTGGTAGTGGCGTTAGTGATGAGATGGATATAGCATCTATAAATACAGATGAATTAATAGAACAATCTATCTCTTCAAAACAAAAATTTGAGCTTGATGAAATAGATAGATCTTTAAGTAAGATTTTTAATAAAACATATGGTATATGCGAAATGTGCGAAGAAGATATTTCTATTGCTAGGCTCAAGGCTAAGCCTCATGCTAGGTATTGTATATCTTGTAGAGAGATAGTTGAAAAAACATCTACAAAATAA
- a CDS encoding 3'(2'),5'-bisphosphate nucleotidase CysQ family protein, with translation MLFLAKQAAINAGFEILRHYNDFEVSLKKDKSPVTTADIASNNIIFKILEQTKIPICSEEKILTNNSDMFWLIDPLDGTSGFIEKSSEFCICISLVKNFTPILGVIFIPMTNELFYGSENGAFKEKLDNNYKVNSVINLNEIVCDKGIVYASHQSDDIKHNSLANKLGFRPQKLGSAIKFCRLAETSGIYLRMGPSSIWDNCAGDALMRSCGGIAIDVYTKEPMTYSVTKLKSPFFICISKEFIDKKDEILRHVFEV, from the coding sequence TTGCTTTTTTTAGCAAAGCAAGCAGCTATAAATGCCGGGTTTGAAATTTTAAGACATTATAATGATTTTGAAGTAAGTTTAAAAAAAGACAAATCTCCTGTAACAACAGCGGATATTGCCTCTAATAACATTATCTTCAAAATACTTGAACAAACTAAAATTCCTATTTGTTCGGAAGAGAAAATTTTAACAAACAACTCAGATATGTTTTGGCTTATAGATCCACTTGATGGAACAAGTGGTTTTATAGAAAAAAGTAGTGAGTTTTGTATTTGTATATCTTTGGTGAAAAACTTTACTCCAATACTAGGCGTGATATTTATACCAATGACGAATGAGCTTTTTTATGGTAGTGAAAACGGTGCATTTAAAGAAAAATTAGACAATAATTATAAAGTTAATAGCGTAATAAATTTAAATGAAATTGTCTGTGATAAGGGCATTGTTTATGCTAGCCATCAGTCAGATGACATAAAGCATAATTCTTTGGCGAATAAGCTCGGTTTTAGACCACAAAAACTTGGCTCGGCTATAAAGTTTTGTCGTTTGGCTGAAACTAGTGGTATTTATCTAAGAATGGGACCTAGTAGCATTTGGGATAATTGTGCTGGAGATGCTTTGATGAGATCTTGTGGTGGAATTGCTATCGATGTTTATACAAAAGAGCCAATGACTTATAGTGTTACAAAATTAAAAAGTCCGTTTTTTATATGCATAAGCAAAGAATTTATAGATAAAAAAGATGAGATTTTAAGGCATGTTTTTGAGGTTTAA